In a genomic window of Candidatus Paceibacterota bacterium:
- a CDS encoding NUDIX domain-containing protein, with product MISKTEFENFKKKFDVVSVFIENNEEILLLHRQDHKPQGNIWALVAGKVDNDEELADALVREIQEEIGLKFTPEECQYFEKYYVRYPEYDFIYHTFHLPLKERPTLNLNLEEHKDHRWLKPEEALKLDLIPDEDVCIKGFYNIV from the coding sequence ATGATTTCTAAAACTGAATTCGAAAATTTTAAGAAAAAATTTGACGTGGTGAGTGTTTTTATTGAGAACAATGAAGAAATATTGCTATTGCACCGTCAAGATCACAAACCTCAAGGTAATATCTGGGCTTTAGTGGCAGGCAAGGTAGACAATGATGAAGAGCTCGCCGACGCACTAGTGCGAGAAATACAAGAAGAAATTGGCTTAAAATTTACACCGGAAGAATGTCAGTATTTTGAAAAATATTATGTTCGATACCCCGAGTACGATTTTATTTATCACACATTCCACCTTCCTTTAAAAGAAAGACCTACGCTAAATCTAAATTTGGAAGAGCACAAAGATCATAGATGGCTAAAACCTGAAGAAGCCCTAAAGCTTGATTTGATACCAGATGAGGATGTGTGTATTAAGGGGTTTTATAATATTGTTTAG